In one Armatimonadota bacterium genomic region, the following are encoded:
- a CDS encoding M48 family metalloprotease yields the protein MKRIAHKLIIQPPLWVVMLVFMFLAAAGSIALCDEDLAKREIRMGREAAAEVEKEHKLITDPQITERVNIIGQAIARVANSVRVDASYGSSEICQFEYKFKVIEDDDINAFSLPGGFVYVNSGLLNYVQSDHELAAVLAHEIAHASHHHMTYLLKEQSRLDGRIALVLLAGMLTKMNAADLGNVLIGAQLVKIARMSGYGQKAEQDADRTAVDYLVKSNYNPVGMVTFLERLARDYTNLSQPELGILRTHPPSRMRVKNTIARIEALGLPINRRDVTKAVKAETEIISVDGQQIARIKLGERVLFEPAPTAEGLSSEERAQAIAARVNQLLDSEPQLREIKVDLDKKAVMARGNALIVVTEEDVAFQKKSAEELATQAANTIKQVIWQELVQSFY from the coding sequence ATGAAGCGCATAGCACACAAGTTAATAATACAGCCTCCCTTATGGGTCGTTATGCTTGTTTTCATGTTCCTAGCAGCGGCTGGCTCCATTGCCTTATGCGATGAAGACCTTGCAAAACGCGAAATTAGGATGGGCCGTGAAGCCGCGGCTGAGGTAGAAAAAGAACACAAGCTCATAACAGATCCACAAATAACGGAGCGCGTGAATATCATAGGCCAAGCAATAGCTAGAGTTGCAAATTCCGTACGAGTTGACGCCAGTTACGGAAGTTCCGAAATTTGCCAGTTTGAATATAAATTCAAGGTAATCGAGGACGACGACATTAATGCATTCTCATTACCCGGAGGTTTTGTCTATGTAAATTCTGGCCTGCTTAATTATGTGCAATCCGACCACGAACTAGCAGCGGTTTTAGCTCATGAGATTGCGCATGCCTCACATCATCACATGACATATCTGCTAAAGGAGCAGAGCCGATTGGACGGGCGCATAGCCCTGGTGCTCCTTGCAGGTATGCTGACAAAAATGAACGCAGCCGATCTCGGCAACGTTCTAATTGGGGCTCAATTGGTAAAAATTGCGCGCATGAGCGGTTACGGGCAAAAAGCAGAACAAGATGCTGACCGGACTGCTGTTGACTATTTAGTAAAAAGCAACTATAACCCTGTGGGCATGGTTACCTTTCTAGAACGTCTTGCACGCGATTACACTAATTTGTCGCAGCCAGAACTAGGAATACTTCGTACACACCCACCGTCAAGAATGCGCGTTAAGAATACAATAGCTCGTATAGAGGCGCTCGGCTTGCCAATTAACAGAAGGGATGTAACCAAAGCAGTAAAAGCAGAAACAGAAATAATTTCGGTTGATGGGCAACAAATAGCACGAATAAAACTCGGTGAACGTGTTCTTTTTGAACCAGCACCAACAGCAGAAGGATTAAGCTCGGAAGAGCGTGCTCAGGCGATAGCTGCAAGAGTTAATCAATTGCTTGACTCAGAACCTCAGCTACGCGAAATAAAGGTTGACCTCGACAAGAAAGCTGTAATGGCACGCGGAAATGCGTTAATAGTTGTTACTGAAGAAGACGTAGCCTTCCAGAAAAAATCTGCCGAGGAACTTGCAACGCAAGCAGCAAATACAATAAAGCAAGTCATTTGGCAAGAATTAGTCCAAAGTTTCTATT
- a CDS encoding DUF5658 family protein has protein sequence MKNQKNNFFLFPRSTQWAICLMCIWLLLNVLDIITTYQALSKGNVRELNPLMSLMIGTPLLLITAKMFLAYAALKIVEKIESRNSLFAVVSLLVLDIYVALVCAHNAMVWLSN, from the coding sequence ATGAAAAATCAGAAAAACAACTTTTTTCTCTTTCCAAGAAGCACGCAGTGGGCAATCTGCTTAATGTGTATATGGCTTCTCCTCAATGTCCTTGACATAATTACTACCTACCAAGCTCTTTCAAAGGGGAATGTGAGAGAGCTTAACCCATTGATGAGCCTTATGATCGGCACTCCTCTTCTTCTCATTACTGCAAAAATGTTTTTGGCATATGCAGCGTTAAAAATTGTAGAAAAGATAGAGTCAAGAAATAGCCTTTTTGCTGTAGTATCGCTTCTAGTCTTAGATATCTATGTTGCCCTCGTATGTGCACATAATGCAATGGTATGGTTAAGTAACTAA